One region of Pseudomonas sp. ABC1 genomic DNA includes:
- a CDS encoding MMPL family transporter: MNTERLLPRAFVLALLALLALAAWQWRDGPPIAADMLALLPESANDAVARQAEQRMQEPLSRDLLILVGHPREEQALALTRRIADDWQRSGLFQGLRWNLDSDLNDLRQQLLTGRLALLPPAERQLLEEQPEQFIAQRAAELFDPFAANLLPLQQDWLGLAAQLQQNGRLHLDLTSATLQVTEQGQTWIALHARSQGAAFDMQAAPLIADEVEEARLMVEAEGGQLLAVGGLLFAAAGQEQAIRESVWIGGGSTLGILLLLLYAWRQPRALLALLPIGVALVSGVTVCVLVFAQINALTLVLGASLVGVASDYPLHYLSKSWSQGPWHSWQRLFEVLPGLSLSLGTNLIGYLALAFTPFPALTQIALFSAAGLVAAYLCAICLLPACFANVQPRPAKGLLQLSQRLLAGRARLLRRIGSKPLLGLLLLFCAGGLWQLHTQNDLRQWLGQAPELLGDARRVAELTGQQPTSQFFLVQGNDEAQLLERQGALAQRLDTLVGNGQLQGYRALSQLLSSVPEQQRLRQALAQLAQHWQPLLALGVPEAALRGELAQLQALPPLDIEQVLGGPLAEAWRPLWLGRQADGRVAALVSLQGQPTSPALEDTAHGLDGVQLIDRPGELNRLFSATQLSAAELKLLSCAAILLLLWLPFGLSGALRLVGLPLLAAMTALACLGWLGQPLTLFSLFGLLLITAIGVDYSILMREAIGGAAVSLIGVLLAGVTSWLAFGLLLLSGTPAIANFGLAVSLGLLFCCLLSPWAAKAERSPHTTEPLQ; the protein is encoded by the coding sequence TTGAACACTGAACGGCTGCTGCCCAGGGCCTTCGTACTGGCGTTACTGGCACTGCTGGCGCTGGCCGCCTGGCAATGGCGGGACGGGCCACCGATCGCCGCGGACATGCTCGCGCTGCTGCCGGAAAGCGCCAACGACGCCGTGGCTCGCCAAGCCGAGCAGCGCATGCAGGAACCCCTCAGCCGCGACCTGCTGATCCTGGTCGGCCATCCACGGGAAGAACAGGCCCTCGCCCTGACCCGCAGGATCGCCGATGACTGGCAGCGCAGCGGTCTGTTCCAGGGGCTGCGCTGGAACCTGGACAGCGACCTGAACGACCTGCGTCAGCAATTGCTGACCGGTCGCCTGGCGCTGCTACCGCCAGCGGAGCGCCAACTGCTCGAAGAACAGCCCGAACAATTCATTGCACAGCGCGCCGCCGAGCTGTTCGACCCCTTCGCCGCCAACCTGCTGCCGCTGCAACAGGACTGGCTGGGCCTTGCCGCCCAATTGCAACAGAACGGCCGTCTGCACCTCGACCTCACCAGCGCCACCCTGCAAGTCACCGAACAGGGCCAGACCTGGATCGCCCTGCATGCGCGCAGCCAGGGCGCGGCCTTCGACATGCAGGCCGCGCCACTGATCGCCGACGAAGTCGAAGAAGCCCGCCTGATGGTGGAAGCCGAGGGCGGCCAGTTGCTCGCCGTCGGCGGCTTGCTGTTCGCCGCGGCTGGCCAGGAACAGGCCATCCGTGAAAGCGTCTGGATCGGCGGCGGCTCCACCCTCGGTATCCTCCTGCTGCTCCTGTATGCCTGGCGCCAGCCACGGGCACTGCTGGCCCTGCTGCCTATCGGCGTGGCACTGGTCAGTGGCGTGACGGTCTGCGTGCTGGTGTTCGCCCAGATCAACGCCCTGACCCTGGTGCTCGGCGCCAGCCTGGTCGGTGTCGCCAGCGACTACCCGCTGCACTACCTGAGCAAGAGCTGGAGCCAGGGCCCCTGGCACAGCTGGCAGCGCCTGTTCGAAGTCCTGCCCGGCCTGAGCCTGAGCCTGGGCACCAACCTGATCGGCTACCTGGCGCTGGCCTTCACGCCCTTCCCGGCGTTGACGCAGATCGCCCTGTTCTCCGCCGCCGGCCTGGTCGCCGCCTACCTGTGCGCCATCTGCCTGCTGCCGGCCTGCTTCGCCAATGTCCAGCCGCGCCCGGCCAAGGGCCTGCTGCAACTGAGCCAGCGCCTGCTCGCCGGTCGCGCCCGGCTGCTGCGCCGTATCGGCAGCAAGCCGTTGCTGGGCCTGTTGCTGCTGTTCTGTGCCGGCGGCCTGTGGCAACTGCACACGCAGAACGACCTGCGCCAGTGGCTGGGCCAGGCACCGGAACTGCTCGGCGACGCGCGCCGTGTCGCCGAACTGACCGGGCAACAGCCCACCAGCCAGTTCTTCCTGGTGCAGGGCAACGACGAAGCGCAACTGCTGGAGCGCCAGGGCGCATTGGCGCAACGCCTGGACACCCTGGTCGGCAACGGCCAGTTGCAGGGCTACCGCGCCCTGAGCCAGTTGCTCTCCAGCGTCCCGGAACAACAGCGCCTGCGCCAGGCCCTGGCGCAGCTTGCGCAACACTGGCAACCCCTGCTGGCCCTGGGCGTGCCCGAGGCGGCACTGCGCGGCGAACTGGCACAACTGCAGGCCTTGCCGCCGCTGGATATCGAACAGGTGTTGGGCGGGCCACTGGCCGAAGCCTGGCGACCCCTCTGGCTTGGTCGACAGGCTGATGGCCGTGTGGCAGCCCTGGTCAGCCTGCAAGGCCAGCCGACCAGTCCGGCCCTGGAAGACACCGCACACGGCCTCGACGGCGTGCAACTGATCGACCGGCCCGGCGAACTGAACCGCCTGTTCAGCGCCACCCAGTTGAGTGCCGCCGAACTCAAGCTGCTGTCCTGCGCCGCCATCCTGCTCCTGCTGTGGCTGCCCTTCGGGCTTTCCGGGGCACTGCGCCTGGTCGGCCTGCCGCTGCTGGCGGCAATGACCGCGCTGGCCTGCCTCGGCTGGCTGGGGCAGCCGCTGACGCTGTTCAGCCTGTTCGGCCTGCTGCTGATCACGGCGATCGGCGTCGACTACAGCATCCTCATGCGTGAAGCCATCGGCGGTGCCGCCGTCAGCCTGATCGGCGTGCTGCTGGCGGGTGTCACCAGTTGGCTGGCGTTCGGCCTGCTGCTGCTCAGCGGCACCCCCGCCATCGCCAACTTCGGCCTGGCGGTCAGCCTCGGCCTGCTGTTCTGCTGCCTGCTCTCGCCCTGGGCGGCGAAGGCCGAACGCAGCCCTCACACGACGGAACCCCTGCAATGA
- a CDS encoding outer membrane lipoprotein carrier protein LolA, which translates to MKPVLYMLALLGLLGSGQVQAFELDELAAQLSEHAVVRGPFIQEKHLRALPQPLSSQGDFVLSAERGLLWQLRSPMRQDYRIDTQGIARHTPDGWQMQPGQDVAAQQSRLFLAVLKGDHSGLAHDFELQLSGTQDAWQLLLTPRSVLLRQIFDSIRISGGALVERIELNETQGDRSVLRMPQSQAGSALSEQERNAFEH; encoded by the coding sequence GTGAAGCCTGTCCTGTATATGCTCGCGTTGCTGGGCCTGCTCGGCAGCGGCCAGGTCCAGGCGTTCGAACTGGACGAACTGGCCGCGCAACTGAGCGAGCACGCCGTGGTACGCGGCCCGTTCATCCAGGAAAAACACCTGCGCGCACTGCCACAACCGCTGAGCAGTCAGGGCGACTTCGTCCTCAGCGCTGAGCGCGGGCTGCTCTGGCAATTGCGCAGCCCCATGCGCCAGGACTACCGCATCGACACCCAGGGCATCGCCCGGCACACGCCCGACGGCTGGCAGATGCAACCCGGACAGGACGTCGCCGCCCAGCAGAGCCGCCTGTTCCTGGCCGTACTAAAGGGTGACCACAGCGGCCTGGCACATGACTTCGAACTGCAACTGAGCGGCACCCAGGATGCCTGGCAGTTGCTGCTGACCCCGCGTTCGGTGCTGTTGCGGCAGATCTTCGACAGTATCCGCATCAGCGGCGGCGCGCTGGTGGAACGCATCGAACTGAACGAGACCCAAGGCGACCGCAGCGTCTTGCGCATGCCGCAAAGCCAGGCCGGCAGCGCCCTGAGCGAGCAGGAGCGCAACGCCTTTGAACACTGA
- a CDS encoding thioesterase family protein — protein sequence MRKSGVLQAHIELQVQFYDVDMMEVVWHGHYVKYFEQARCALLDKLQHNYLQMRESGYAWPVIDLQVRYVRGATFGQRIRVCADLVEWENRLKINYLIVDAETGERMTRGSSVQVAVDIATREMQFGSPQVFIDAVERALS from the coding sequence ATGCGTAAGTCCGGCGTATTGCAGGCACACATCGAACTGCAGGTGCAGTTCTACGATGTCGACATGATGGAAGTGGTCTGGCACGGCCACTACGTCAAGTACTTCGAACAGGCACGCTGCGCCCTGCTGGACAAGCTCCAGCACAACTACCTGCAGATGCGCGAGTCGGGCTATGCCTGGCCGGTGATCGACCTGCAGGTGCGCTACGTGCGCGGGGCGACCTTTGGCCAGCGTATCCGCGTCTGCGCCGACCTGGTGGAGTGGGAGAACCGCTTGAAGATCAACTACCTCATCGTCGACGCCGAAACCGGCGAACGCATGACCCGAGGCAGCAGCGTACAGGTAGCGGTCGACATCGCCACCCGGGAGATGCAGTTCGGCTCGCCGCAAGTCTTCATCGACGCCGTCGAGCGGGCCCTGTCGTGA
- the hutH gene encoding histidine ammonia-lyase, producing the protein MLPSETRAPEHVTFGERPLSIEDVVALAERQASPRLQDDPAYQEKIAKGARFLDTLLDKEGVIYGVTTGYGDSCVVAVPLHQVEALPRHLYTFHGCGLGKLLDAASTRAVLAARLQSLCHGVSGVRVELLQRLHAFLEHDVLPLIPEEGSVGASGDLTPLSYIAATLSGEREVLYRGERCSAAQVHAELGWTPLTLRPKEALALMNGTAVMTALACLAYSRADYLLKLASRITALNVVALEGNPEHFDERLFAAKPHPGQSQVAAWLRQDLAIDAPTAPLHRLQDRYSLRCAPHVLGVLADSLGLLRQFIETELNSANDNPLIDGDAERVLHGGHFYGGHIAFAMDSLKNLVGNVADLLDRQLALLVDTRYNHGLPSNLSGAPAETAMINHGFKAVQIGASAWTAEALKNTLPASVFSRSTECHNQDKVSMGTIAARDALRSLELTEQVAAATLLAANQGIWLRQRAGKDGIPAPLADMRQALAEDFPPVIEDRALEGELRLCLERIRARHWRLYA; encoded by the coding sequence ATGCTTCCATCTGAAACACGCGCACCTGAACACGTGACCTTCGGCGAACGGCCCCTGAGCATCGAGGACGTCGTGGCGCTGGCCGAGCGCCAGGCCAGCCCCCGCCTGCAGGACGACCCGGCCTACCAGGAAAAGATCGCCAAGGGCGCACGCTTCCTCGACACCCTGCTGGACAAGGAAGGCGTGATCTACGGCGTCACCACCGGCTATGGCGATTCCTGCGTGGTGGCGGTGCCGCTGCATCAGGTCGAGGCGCTGCCGCGTCACCTGTACACCTTCCACGGCTGCGGCCTGGGCAAGCTGCTGGACGCGGCCAGCACCCGCGCGGTCCTGGCGGCCCGCTTGCAGTCGCTGTGCCACGGGGTTTCCGGCGTGCGCGTCGAGCTGCTGCAACGCCTGCACGCGTTCCTCGAACATGACGTGCTGCCGTTGATCCCGGAAGAAGGCTCGGTGGGCGCCAGCGGCGACCTGACGCCGCTGTCCTACATCGCCGCGACCCTCAGCGGCGAACGCGAAGTGCTGTACCGGGGCGAGCGCTGCAGTGCCGCGCAGGTCCATGCGGAACTGGGCTGGACACCACTGACCCTGCGCCCGAAGGAAGCCCTGGCGTTGATGAACGGCACCGCCGTGATGACCGCCCTGGCCTGCCTGGCCTACTCGCGCGCCGACTACCTGCTGAAGCTGGCCAGCCGCATCACCGCCCTCAACGTGGTGGCGCTGGAAGGCAACCCGGAGCATTTCGACGAGCGCCTGTTCGCCGCCAAGCCGCACCCCGGCCAGAGCCAGGTTGCCGCCTGGCTACGCCAGGACCTGGCCATCGACGCGCCTACCGCGCCACTGCACCGCTTGCAGGACCGCTACTCGCTGCGCTGCGCACCGCATGTGCTCGGCGTGCTGGCCGACAGCCTGGGCCTGTTGCGCCAATTCATCGAGACCGAACTGAACAGCGCCAACGACAACCCACTGATCGACGGCGACGCCGAACGGGTGCTGCACGGCGGGCACTTCTATGGCGGCCATATCGCCTTCGCCATGGACAGCCTGAAGAACCTGGTGGGCAACGTCGCCGACCTGCTCGACCGCCAGCTCGCGCTGCTGGTGGACACCCGCTACAACCACGGCCTGCCGAGCAACCTGTCCGGCGCTCCGGCCGAGACGGCGATGATCAACCACGGCTTCAAGGCCGTGCAGATCGGCGCCAGCGCCTGGACCGCCGAGGCGTTGAAGAACACCCTGCCGGCCAGCGTGTTCTCGCGCTCCACCGAGTGCCACAACCAGGACAAGGTGAGCATGGGCACCATCGCCGCCCGCGATGCCCTGCGCAGCCTGGAGCTGACCGAACAGGTCGCCGCCGCCACCCTGCTGGCGGCCAACCAGGGTATCTGGCTGCGCCAGCGGGCCGGCAAGGACGGTATTCCCGCGCCGCTGGCGGACATGCGCCAGGCACTGGCGGAAGACTTCCCACCGGTCATCGAAGACCGCGCCCTGGAAGGCGAACTGCGCCTGTGCCTGGAACGTATCCGGGCCCGGCACTGGAGGCTGTATGCCTGA
- a CDS encoding glycosyl transferase, with the protein MKLSASAVRLLGRRLLSPLLYLIVLYFFLFGRRARASIRQYQHNLAAWSGRRELRPDRRTVLRQFTSFADILLDKLDVWNGRLGLERIALVDPDGLRERLHAGARGQMLVGAHLGNLEVCRALAELGEQVRMNVLVHTKHAQHFNRLLGEAGASHLRLIQVSELDPATMLQLSERLDRGEWLAIAGDRIPLHGGRCAEVEFLGQPADFPQGPWLLAGLLQCRVGLMHCLKIDGQYQVRLEDFAERVQWNRRERDDVIRDWVQRYARRLGEQCLDAPYQWFNFYPFWKKHDDASI; encoded by the coding sequence ATGAAGCTCAGCGCCAGCGCCGTACGCCTGTTGGGACGCCGCCTGCTGAGCCCGCTGCTGTACCTGATCGTGCTGTATTTCTTCCTCTTCGGTCGCCGCGCCCGCGCCAGCATTCGCCAGTACCAGCACAACCTGGCCGCCTGGAGCGGACGCCGCGAACTGCGCCCCGACAGGCGCACGGTGCTGCGCCAGTTCACCAGCTTCGCCGATATCCTGCTGGACAAGCTGGATGTCTGGAATGGCCGGCTCGGCCTCGAACGCATTGCCCTGGTCGACCCCGATGGCTTGCGCGAACGCCTGCACGCAGGCGCGCGCGGGCAGATGCTGGTGGGCGCGCACCTGGGCAACCTGGAAGTCTGCCGCGCCCTGGCCGAACTGGGCGAACAGGTGCGCATGAATGTCCTGGTGCACACCAAGCACGCGCAGCACTTCAACCGCCTGCTGGGCGAAGCCGGCGCCAGTCACCTGCGCCTGATCCAGGTCAGCGAGCTGGACCCGGCGACCATGCTGCAACTCTCCGAGCGCCTCGACCGCGGCGAGTGGCTGGCCATCGCCGGCGACCGCATCCCCTTGCATGGCGGGCGGTGCGCCGAGGTCGAGTTTCTCGGCCAGCCCGCCGACTTCCCCCAGGGCCCCTGGCTACTGGCTGGCTTGCTGCAATGCCGGGTCGGCCTGATGCACTGCCTGAAGATCGACGGGCAGTACCAGGTGCGCCTGGAGGATTTCGCCGAGCGCGTGCAGTGGAATCGCCGCGAACGCGACGACGTCATCCGCGACTGGGTGCAGCGCTATGCCCGGCGCCTCGGCGAGCAGTGCCTGGATGCCCCTTACCAATGGTTCAACTTCTACCCCTTCTGGAAGAAACATGACGATGCTTCCATCTGA
- a CDS encoding glycosyltransferase family 2 protein: MTDGLAAFRPCAVIPVYNHEQPLPGVVERLRGYGLPCILVDDASQASCAAVIDQLAERTDVSAVRLPHNQGKGAAVMAGMREAARQGFSHALQVDADGQHDLDNIALFLDSARAQPEALVCGYPEYDRSVPRLRFYARYLTHVWVWINSLSLQIRDSMCGLRLYPLAPTLALADSVRLGCRMDFDTDILVRLAWREQPMLWLPVRVRYPEDGLSHFRPWHDNLLISKMHATLFFGMLPRAPRILWRRWRA; encoded by the coding sequence ATGACTGATGGCCTGGCGGCGTTCCGGCCCTGTGCGGTGATCCCGGTCTACAACCACGAGCAGCCGTTGCCCGGCGTGGTCGAGCGCCTGCGCGGCTACGGCCTGCCCTGCATCCTGGTGGACGACGCGTCACAGGCCAGTTGTGCGGCGGTCATCGACCAGTTGGCCGAACGGACGGACGTCAGCGCCGTGCGCCTGCCCCATAACCAGGGCAAGGGTGCGGCGGTCATGGCCGGTATGCGCGAGGCGGCACGCCAGGGCTTCAGCCATGCGCTGCAAGTGGATGCCGACGGCCAGCACGACCTCGACAACATCGCGCTGTTCCTCGACAGCGCCAGGGCACAGCCCGAGGCACTGGTCTGCGGCTACCCCGAGTACGACCGGAGCGTCCCGCGCCTGCGCTTCTACGCCCGCTACCTGACCCACGTCTGGGTATGGATCAACAGCCTGTCGTTGCAGATCCGCGACTCCATGTGCGGCCTGCGCCTCTACCCGCTGGCCCCGACCCTGGCGCTCGCCGACAGCGTCCGCCTGGGCTGCCGGATGGATTTCGACACCGATATCCTGGTGCGCCTGGCCTGGCGCGAGCAGCCCATGCTCTGGCTGCCGGTGCGCGTGCGCTACCCCGAGGACGGCCTGTCGCACTTCCGCCCCTGGCACGACAACCTGCTAATCTCGAAGATGCACGCCACCCTGTTCTTCGGCATGTTGCCGCGCGCGCCGCGGATTCTCTGGCGCAGGTGGCGCGCGTGA
- a CDS encoding acyl-CoA synthetase family protein, protein MNWLAPAELLLQGDPERVVALAPRLTHADWQARSLALAGALQARGVQRLALYLDDGAELATALFGAWRAGVQVLLPGDAQPSTRQRLDSQVDLWLDTLDGLEGGTPLEAAQLDLDTCRLTLCTSGSSGEAKLIEKTLRQLHNEVQALENLWGAELGQSILLGSVAAQHIYGLLFRILWPLSAGRGIWRKALPFPEDLQRESLGLADFAWITSPALLKRMGDNLDWPALARVRKVFSSGGALPTAVAQTLARRLGQWPSEIYGSSETGGIGWRQGSASWQPFADIELSLDDQGALRIASPYLPSGHVEQSMDAAELLDDGRFLLHGRLDRIVKLEEKRISLPMLEQALCSHAWVSDARLGVVQEGRAFLGALLALSPTGVHALRNQGRRTVTDTLRRHLAEYCEPIALPRRWRLLDELPGNSQGKLPQAQIEALLAAPRPRHSEPLTVEEVDGEWRLELPIPLDLAHFSGHFPHTPVLPGVVQIDWAQRLARRLIADLPPRFGGMEVLKFQQLVRPGDRLQLTLRFDATRGKLYFAYRNGEAACSSGRILLEPAHD, encoded by the coding sequence ATGAACTGGCTCGCCCCCGCCGAGCTACTGCTGCAAGGCGACCCCGAGCGCGTCGTGGCACTGGCCCCGCGCCTCACCCACGCAGACTGGCAGGCCCGCTCGCTGGCGCTGGCCGGTGCCTTGCAAGCACGAGGCGTACAACGCCTGGCACTGTACCTGGACGATGGCGCGGAGCTGGCCACGGCACTGTTCGGCGCCTGGCGCGCCGGTGTCCAGGTGCTGTTGCCGGGCGATGCCCAGCCCAGCACGCGCCAGCGCCTGGACAGCCAGGTCGACCTGTGGCTGGACACGCTGGACGGCCTGGAGGGCGGAACGCCCCTGGAAGCCGCGCAGCTGGACCTCGACACCTGTCGACTGACCCTGTGCACCTCCGGCTCCAGCGGCGAAGCCAAGCTGATCGAGAAGACCCTGCGCCAACTGCACAACGAGGTGCAGGCCCTGGAAAACCTGTGGGGCGCAGAACTTGGCCAGTCGATCCTGCTCGGCAGCGTGGCCGCCCAGCATATCTATGGCCTGCTGTTCCGCATCCTCTGGCCGCTGAGCGCCGGCCGTGGCATCTGGCGCAAGGCACTGCCGTTCCCCGAAGACCTGCAACGCGAAAGCCTCGGCCTGGCGGACTTCGCCTGGATCACCAGCCCGGCCCTGCTCAAGCGCATGGGCGACAACCTCGACTGGCCGGCGCTGGCCCGGGTGCGCAAGGTGTTCTCCTCCGGCGGCGCCTTACCGACAGCGGTCGCGCAAACCCTGGCCCGCCGCCTGGGCCAGTGGCCCAGCGAGATCTACGGCAGTTCCGAGACCGGCGGCATCGGATGGCGCCAGGGCAGCGCGAGCTGGCAACCCTTCGCCGACATCGAACTGAGCCTGGATGACCAGGGCGCCCTGCGCATCGCCTCGCCCTACCTGCCCAGCGGCCATGTCGAACAGAGCATGGATGCCGCCGAACTGCTCGACGATGGACGCTTCCTCCTGCACGGGCGGCTGGACCGCATCGTCAAACTGGAAGAAAAACGCATCTCGCTGCCCATGCTGGAGCAAGCGCTGTGCAGCCATGCCTGGGTGAGCGATGCGCGCCTCGGCGTCGTGCAGGAAGGCCGTGCCTTCCTCGGGGCGCTGCTGGCCCTGAGCCCAACCGGCGTGCACGCCCTGCGCAACCAGGGTCGGCGCACCGTCACCGACACCCTGCGCCGCCACCTGGCCGAGTACTGCGAGCCCATCGCCCTGCCACGCCGCTGGCGCCTGCTGGATGAACTGCCGGGCAACAGCCAGGGCAAGCTGCCGCAGGCGCAGATCGAGGCGCTGCTCGCAGCCCCGCGCCCACGGCACAGCGAACCGCTGACGGTCGAAGAAGTGGACGGCGAATGGCGCCTGGAGCTGCCCATACCGCTGGACCTCGCGCACTTCTCCGGGCACTTTCCGCACACCCCGGTACTGCCCGGCGTGGTGCAGATCGACTGGGCGCAGCGCCTGGCCCGACGCCTGATCGCAGACCTGCCGCCGCGCTTCGGTGGCATGGAAGTGCTCAAGTTCCAGCAACTGGTGCGCCCTGGCGATCGCCTGCAACTGACGCTGCGTTTCGACGCCACGCGCGGCAAGCTCTACTTCGCCTACCGCAATGGCGAAGCCGCCTGCTCCTCAGGACGCATCCTGCTGGAGCCGGCGCATGACTGA
- a CDS encoding acyl carrier protein, translating into MQSREEIFATLQGALVQLFELPPERVTLDANLYQDLEIDSIDAVDLIDHIKRQTGRKLAAEEFKAVRTVSDVVEAVYRLVNTDTTSN; encoded by the coding sequence ATGCAGAGCCGTGAAGAGATTTTCGCCACGCTGCAAGGCGCACTGGTGCAGTTGTTCGAGCTGCCTCCCGAGCGCGTGACCCTGGACGCCAACCTGTACCAGGACCTGGAGATCGACAGCATCGACGCGGTCGACCTGATCGACCACATCAAGCGCCAGACCGGTCGCAAGCTGGCCGCCGAAGAGTTCAAGGCCGTGCGGACCGTGTCCGACGTGGTCGAAGCGGTGTATCGCCTGGTCAACACCGACACGACGTCGAACTGA
- a CDS encoding phosphopantetheine-binding protein, translated as MSDLQLEIKNLIIDALGLEDMTAEDIAADLTLFGEGLGLDSVDALELGLAIQKRFGIKIDAEAKDTRKHFANVSSLAAFVAERQNA; from the coding sequence ATGAGCGATCTGCAGCTTGAAATCAAGAACCTGATCATCGACGCCCTCGGCCTGGAAGACATGACCGCCGAGGACATCGCCGCCGACCTCACCCTGTTCGGCGAAGGCCTCGGCCTGGACTCGGTGGACGCCCTGGAACTGGGCCTCGCCATCCAGAAGCGTTTCGGCATCAAGATCGACGCCGAAGCCAAGGACACCCGCAAGCATTTCGCCAACGTGAGCAGCCTGGCAGCCTTCGTTGCCGAGCGTCAGAACGCCTGA
- a CDS encoding 1-acyl-sn-glycerol-3-phosphate acyltransferase, with the protein MQQGLSDYNPPFLWRLLTTAVSFTLFGVGGFLLRVIIFPLLALLPGDALAHRRRARATVSRVFLLFARFMYHSGTFTYEVQGIERLGRPGQLVIANHPSLIDVVMLIAFIRDSNCVVKQSLWDNPCMRGPIRAAGYISNDGSLDMLDKAAGALQDGETLVVFPEGTRTTPGQNPEFHRGAAAIAVRGARVVTPVVITVTPTTLTKAEPWYSIPARRFHFRLRVGEDIDPSRFTEQAPLPIASRRLNEHLHNHFIKELATDERSAA; encoded by the coding sequence ATGCAGCAAGGGCTGAGCGACTACAATCCGCCCTTCCTGTGGCGCCTGCTCACCACGGCAGTCAGCTTCACCCTGTTCGGCGTGGGCGGCTTTCTCCTGCGCGTGATCATATTCCCCCTGCTCGCCTTGTTGCCCGGCGATGCCCTGGCGCACCGGCGCCGCGCACGCGCGACCGTGAGCCGGGTGTTCCTGCTGTTCGCCCGCTTCATGTACCACAGCGGCACCTTCACCTACGAAGTGCAAGGCATCGAGCGCCTTGGCCGACCGGGCCAACTGGTGATCGCCAACCATCCCTCGCTGATCGACGTGGTGATGCTGATCGCCTTCATCCGCGACTCCAATTGCGTGGTCAAGCAGAGCCTGTGGGACAACCCCTGCATGCGCGGCCCGATCCGCGCCGCCGGCTACATCAGCAACGACGGCAGCCTGGACATGCTCGACAAGGCCGCAGGCGCCCTGCAGGACGGCGAAACCCTGGTGGTATTCCCCGAGGGTACCCGCACCACGCCCGGCCAGAACCCCGAGTTCCATCGCGGCGCAGCAGCCATCGCCGTGCGTGGCGCCAGGGTGGTGACACCCGTGGTCATCACGGTCACCCCCACCACACTGACCAAGGCCGAGCCCTGGTACAGCATCCCCGCCAGGCGTTTCCATTTCCGCCTGCGCGTCGGCGAAGACATCGACCCGAGCCGCTTCACCGAGCAGGCTCCCTTGCCCATCGCCTCGCGCCGTCTCAATGAACACCTGCACAACCACTTCATAAAGGAGCTCGCAACAGATGAGCGATCTGCAGCTTGA
- a CDS encoding beta-ketoacyl synthase chain length factor, producing the protein MNFSIDQWNAWAPGLDSADAWADWCASPQPIVDDEQQQPAVSFLPAMQRRRLSRLARMVCHIAWPLAESYPALPLVFASRHGETPRTLELIQELARGEALSPTQFSLSVHNAIIGLWSILRGDSSEMTAMAAEGDGLEQAMLEATGLLAEGAPAVLLVIAEETPPALYRPYIDDVPFSYALALLLKPGDQWSLQLEPGNDTPSVSQWPHAINLLRALHGRQSRLEHHWKHRKWVWSCSKG; encoded by the coding sequence ATGAATTTCAGCATAGATCAATGGAACGCCTGGGCGCCCGGCCTGGACAGCGCCGATGCGTGGGCCGACTGGTGCGCCTCGCCCCAGCCCATTGTCGATGACGAGCAGCAGCAACCCGCCGTGAGCTTCCTGCCCGCCATGCAACGCCGCCGCCTCAGTCGACTGGCGCGCATGGTCTGCCATATCGCCTGGCCCCTGGCCGAATCCTATCCGGCCCTGCCGCTGGTATTCGCCTCGCGCCACGGGGAGACCCCACGCACCCTCGAACTGATCCAGGAACTGGCACGGGGCGAAGCCCTCTCCCCGACCCAGTTCAGCCTCTCGGTGCATAACGCCATCATCGGACTGTGGTCGATCCTGCGGGGCGACAGCAGCGAGATGACCGCCATGGCCGCCGAGGGCGACGGGCTGGAACAAGCCATGCTGGAAGCCACCGGCCTGCTGGCCGAAGGCGCGCCAGCCGTGCTGCTGGTGATCGCCGAGGAAACGCCGCCCGCGCTGTACCGCCCCTATATAGACGACGTGCCCTTTTCCTATGCCCTCGCCCTGCTGTTGAAACCGGGCGATCAGTGGAGCCTGCAACTCGAACCGGGCAACGACACCCCATCCGTGTCGCAATGGCCCCACGCCATAAACCTGCTGCGCGCCCTGCACGGAAGGCAGTCGCGCCTCGAACATCACTGGAAACACCGTAAATGGGTCTGGTCATGCAGCAAGGGCTGA